One window of Pectobacterium carotovorum genomic DNA carries:
- a CDS encoding LysR family transcriptional regulator codes for MMDKLGSIGIFVRVAERLGFSAVSRELGVSPSSVGKAVARLEARLGVRLFHRSTRTLALTAEGEKFLERCRSILSEVEAAELEMTQASETPHGKLRVSLPRHSSLFEPVIADFMRRYPAVELDLDFSDRLVDVIGDGFDAAIRTGTLADSGLKRRQLGTFRRVLVGAPEYFKEHGQPQHPMDLQAHICLHYRFPSSGRLEPWPLPPTAGETPNDIPLSLVCNSIEMRIHLARQAQGIACLPDFSVAKYLRDGRLQTILNDFTHNSSPMWILWPASRDLSPKLRAFIDCLNEKTFG; via the coding sequence ATGATGGACAAACTGGGCAGTATTGGCATTTTTGTGCGCGTGGCTGAACGGCTTGGGTTCTCTGCCGTATCGCGCGAATTGGGGGTTTCCCCCTCCTCTGTCGGCAAAGCGGTTGCACGGTTGGAAGCACGTTTGGGTGTGCGACTCTTTCACCGCAGTACACGAACGCTGGCATTGACCGCCGAAGGTGAAAAATTCCTTGAACGCTGCCGCAGTATTCTGAGCGAGGTCGAAGCTGCTGAACTGGAAATGACGCAGGCCAGCGAGACGCCACACGGTAAATTGCGCGTCAGCCTGCCCAGACACAGCAGCCTGTTCGAGCCTGTCATCGCAGATTTTATGCGGCGCTATCCGGCGGTCGAATTGGATCTGGATTTCTCCGACCGTTTAGTGGATGTCATTGGTGATGGTTTTGATGCCGCCATACGCACCGGAACGCTGGCGGATTCAGGACTCAAGCGCCGTCAGTTGGGCACGTTCCGCCGCGTGCTGGTCGGGGCACCAGAATATTTTAAGGAACACGGGCAGCCGCAGCATCCGATGGATCTTCAGGCGCATATCTGCCTGCATTACCGCTTTCCCAGCTCCGGCCGTCTCGAACCGTGGCCGCTTCCGCCAACCGCAGGGGAAACCCCCAACGATATTCCACTCTCGCTGGTCTGCAACAGCATAGAAATGCGCATCCATCTTGCTCGACAGGCCCAAGGCATTGCCTGCCTGCCAGATTTCAGCGTGGCGAAATACCTGCGCGATGGCCGATTACAGACCATCCTTAATGACTTCACCCACAATAGCAGCCCAATGTGGATTCTCTGGCCCGCCAGTCGCGACCTGTCCCCCAAACTCCGGGCATTCATTGACTGCCTGAATGAGAAAACGTTTGGTTGA
- a CDS encoding MBL fold metallo-hydrolase gives MLLLLVLAVIVVAVYGWLKQPQYVSPEVKPQPENPLFRDGAFHNPVARPTVDSQNRFTLLYRFLFEKDAGALPDTRLPSEKTNLHQLSKTDNVIIWMGHSSYFIQLEGKTFLLDPVFSDNASPVPRTNVAFKGSNVYSPDDVPEIDYLLITHDHWDHLDYPTLNALRGKIRRIVTPTGVGSYFVKWGFPQQDITEGGWFSCLKENGVDIHVLPTQHFSGRLLKHNQTLWGSFALITPQYRLYLGGDSGYGAHYKEIAERLGGFDIAILECGQYDRDWPHVHMTPEESAQAASDLQAKAVLPSHNSKFKLAHHRWNDPLDRISQASENQDWRLMTPRIGERVQVDNPQQTFSQWW, from the coding sequence ATGCTTTTGTTACTCGTTTTGGCTGTGATTGTAGTCGCCGTTTACGGCTGGTTAAAACAGCCGCAGTATGTATCACCAGAGGTCAAGCCCCAGCCGGAAAACCCACTCTTTCGCGATGGCGCGTTTCATAACCCAGTGGCTCGCCCGACGGTCGATAGCCAGAACCGATTCACGCTGCTGTATCGCTTTCTTTTCGAGAAAGACGCTGGCGCGTTACCAGATACCCGGCTGCCGTCGGAAAAAACCAATCTGCATCAGTTGAGTAAAACGGATAACGTCATCATCTGGATGGGACACTCCAGCTATTTTATTCAACTGGAAGGGAAAACGTTCCTGCTGGATCCGGTATTTAGCGACAACGCTTCGCCAGTGCCGCGCACCAACGTCGCTTTCAAGGGCAGCAATGTGTATTCACCGGACGATGTTCCCGAAATCGACTATCTGCTGATCACCCACGATCACTGGGATCATCTGGATTACCCCACGCTGAACGCGCTACGCGGGAAAATCCGCCGCATCGTCACGCCAACGGGCGTAGGTTCCTATTTTGTAAAATGGGGCTTCCCGCAGCAAGATATTACGGAAGGCGGCTGGTTCAGTTGCCTGAAAGAGAACGGGGTCGACATCCATGTGCTTCCTACACAGCATTTTTCTGGTCGGCTTCTCAAACATAACCAAACGCTGTGGGGCTCATTTGCGCTGATTACGCCACAGTATCGTCTGTATCTCGGCGGGGATAGCGGCTATGGCGCGCATTACAAGGAGATCGCTGAGCGTCTGGGCGGGTTCGATATCGCGATACTAGAATGCGGGCAATACGATCGGGACTGGCCACACGTGCATATGACGCCGGAAGAAAGCGCGCAGGCGGCCAGTGATTTGCAGGCTAAAGCGGTACTACCGAGCCATAACAGCAAATTTAAGCTGGCTCACCACCGCTGGAACGATCCGCTGGATCGGATCTCTCAGGCGAGTGAAAACCAAGACTGGCGACTGATGACGCCCCGCATTGGTGAACGCGTTCAGGTTGATAATCCGCAGCAGACGTTTAGTCAGTGGTGGTAG
- a CDS encoding RNA ligase family protein — translation MYLHSIPLLKYPRTPHLEGSRLQPGDDASDQIALKALAGRYVVIEEKIDGANSGVSFNETAELLLQSRGHYLAGGSRERQFNQFKLWATAHEMRFLELLEDRFVMYGEWAYSKHSVFYDRLPHYFHEFDLYDRRDGIFLSTARRHAMLAGSPVLSVPVLYAGEMPTNPALLWKLVFRSLAKSQNWKTAFESTVQREGLPLALCWQQTDKSDRSEGLYLKVEDDEQVLARYKLVRHDFIQTILDSGSHHSRRPILPNQLAEGVDLYAPCPAVSWEMLGLNTLRSLDALAAAMPDKQGV, via the coding sequence ATGTATTTACATTCAATACCGTTATTAAAATATCCGCGTACCCCTCATCTGGAAGGTTCGCGTTTACAGCCCGGCGATGATGCGTCGGATCAAATTGCACTGAAAGCACTGGCAGGCCGTTACGTCGTGATCGAAGAAAAGATCGACGGCGCAAACAGCGGCGTGTCCTTCAATGAAACGGCAGAACTCCTGCTCCAGTCGCGCGGCCACTATCTGGCTGGCGGCTCACGGGAGCGGCAGTTCAATCAGTTCAAGCTCTGGGCCACCGCGCACGAAATGCGTTTTCTTGAGCTGCTGGAAGACCGCTTCGTGATGTACGGCGAATGGGCGTACAGCAAGCATTCCGTGTTTTACGACCGTTTGCCGCACTACTTTCACGAATTTGATCTTTACGATCGTCGCGACGGCATTTTTTTATCGACGGCGCGCCGACATGCGATGCTGGCCGGTTCGCCCGTGCTGTCCGTTCCGGTACTTTATGCTGGGGAAATGCCAACGAATCCGGCGTTGCTGTGGAAGCTGGTGTTCCGTTCGCTGGCAAAAAGCCAGAACTGGAAGACGGCGTTTGAATCCACCGTGCAGCGTGAAGGTTTACCGCTCGCGTTGTGCTGGCAACAAACCGATAAATCGGATCGTTCGGAAGGCCTGTATCTGAAGGTTGAAGATGATGAACAGGTACTGGCTCGTTACAAGCTGGTGCGCCATGACTTTATCCAGACCATTTTAGACAGCGGCTCGCATCATTCCCGACGCCCTATTTTGCCGAACCAACTGGCTGAAGGCGTTGATCTGTACGCGCCTTGCCCAGCCGTATCCTGGGAAATGTTGGGGCTGAATACGCTGCGTTCTTTAGACGCGCTCGCCGCCGCCATGCCCGATAAGCAAGGAGTATGA
- a CDS encoding AAA family ATPase, with the protein MIIMEWNTIRGLVPASGAQPDFADCLDAFPVLQRAKETQQEPRYHGEGDVWTHTIMVVESLLQLPDYQTATREQQEILFFAALLHDVAKYRTTVIDPVTGQIGQPGHSRKGAIDARVLLWDAGVPFAIREAICRLISVHQVPFYCLEDERRRVSPIFTIRELSWQLSIPLLATLAEADMRGRICQDQARVLDSIELFRELAREEGCYGQPRSFVDAHTRLSYFRGADVHPDYPLFQEPGSKVTVMCGLPASGKDTWVRTHRPHLPVVSFDDARTELGLKHGENEGKAVHWATDKARSLLRTHEPFVWNATHLSQQMRTRTLDLCYAYGAEVEIVYLERPRQELLRRNGKRDTTLSNKTLQGMLTKWELPSPTEAHNVHYES; encoded by the coding sequence ATGATTATCATGGAGTGGAATACCATCAGGGGATTGGTCCCTGCCTCTGGCGCACAGCCAGATTTTGCAGATTGTCTGGATGCGTTCCCGGTGCTTCAACGCGCCAAAGAGACGCAGCAGGAGCCGCGCTACCACGGCGAAGGCGATGTTTGGACACACACCATCATGGTGGTCGAATCGCTATTGCAGCTTCCCGATTACCAGACAGCCACGCGCGAGCAGCAGGAAATCTTGTTTTTTGCCGCATTGCTGCATGACGTTGCAAAGTACCGCACGACGGTAATTGACCCGGTAACGGGTCAGATTGGTCAACCGGGACATTCGCGCAAAGGCGCCATCGACGCCCGCGTGCTGCTGTGGGATGCAGGCGTTCCGTTTGCGATTCGGGAAGCGATTTGCCGCTTAATTTCGGTGCATCAGGTGCCGTTTTACTGCCTTGAGGATGAACGTCGTCGGGTGTCGCCGATCTTTACGATTCGCGAACTGTCATGGCAGTTGAGCATTCCGCTGCTGGCAACGCTGGCGGAAGCCGATATGCGCGGACGCATCTGTCAGGATCAAGCGCGCGTGCTCGACAGTATTGAGCTGTTTCGCGAGCTGGCGCGGGAGGAAGGCTGTTACGGCCAACCGAGATCGTTTGTCGATGCTCATACGCGCCTAAGTTATTTTCGCGGAGCCGATGTTCATCCAGACTACCCACTTTTTCAGGAACCGGGTTCAAAGGTCACCGTGATGTGCGGTTTGCCGGCTTCGGGAAAAGATACCTGGGTGCGAACACATCGGCCCCATTTACCCGTGGTTTCTTTCGACGATGCGCGAACAGAGTTGGGGCTGAAACACGGTGAAAACGAAGGGAAAGCGGTGCACTGGGCGACCGACAAAGCGCGTTCACTGCTGCGAACGCACGAACCGTTCGTGTGGAATGCCACGCATCTCAGCCAGCAAATGCGCACCCGCACGTTGGATCTGTGCTACGCCTACGGCGCAGAAGTGGAGATCGTTTATCTGGAGCGTCCGCGTCAGGAATTGCTGCGCCGCAATGGGAAACGGGACACCACATTGAGCAACAAAACGCTGCAAGGTATGCTGACGAAATGGGAACTTCCTTCGCCGACAGAAGCGCATAATGTTCACTATGAAAGCTAA
- a CDS encoding YcgL domain-containing protein has translation MFCVIYRSAKRDQTYLYVEKKDDFSRVPEELMKSFGTPQLAMLLPLDGRKKLANADIEKVKLALQEQGFYLQVPPPVESLLNTPV, from the coding sequence ATGTTTTGTGTGATCTATCGAAGTGCGAAACGCGATCAGACCTATCTTTATGTTGAAAAAAAAGACGATTTCTCACGCGTGCCAGAAGAATTAATGAAAAGTTTCGGCACGCCGCAGTTAGCCATGCTCTTACCGCTGGATGGGCGTAAAAAACTGGCGAATGCCGATATAGAAAAAGTGAAACTTGCGCTGCAGGAACAGGGCTTTTATCTGCAAGTTCCTCCCCCGGTTGAGAGCTTATTAAACACGCCTGTATAA
- the minC gene encoding septum site-determining protein MinC gives MSQTPIELKGSSFTLSVVHLHDSQPEVIYQALQEKIEQAPAFLKNAPVVINVAALTAETDWIKLQQAISSTGLHVVGVSGCTDDALKKIIAQAGLPLLSEGKAQRRVVEPIAAVPPAVKTKVISPPVRSGQQIYARNCDLIITSNVSAGAEVIADGNIHIYGMMRGRALAGVSGDVQCQIFCTHLAAELVSIAGRYWLSDQIPEAYFGQPARINLNQLDNVLTIKPLD, from the coding sequence ATGTCACAAACGCCAATAGAGCTAAAAGGCAGCAGCTTTACCTTATCGGTTGTTCATTTGCATGATTCCCAACCCGAGGTAATTTACCAGGCACTACAGGAAAAAATAGAGCAGGCGCCTGCTTTCCTGAAAAATGCCCCCGTTGTGATTAATGTTGCTGCATTAACAGCGGAAACGGACTGGATAAAATTACAGCAGGCCATTTCGTCAACTGGCCTGCATGTCGTTGGCGTCAGCGGGTGTACCGACGACGCATTAAAGAAAATCATTGCGCAGGCGGGGCTTCCCCTTCTGAGCGAAGGTAAAGCACAACGCCGGGTCGTCGAGCCCATCGCCGCCGTTCCTCCTGCGGTGAAAACGAAAGTCATCAGTCCCCCCGTTCGTTCCGGCCAACAGATTTACGCCCGGAACTGTGACTTAATCATCACGAGCAACGTGAGCGCGGGTGCTGAGGTGATTGCCGATGGCAATATTCATATTTATGGCATGATGCGCGGCCGAGCCCTCGCAGGCGTTTCTGGCGATGTTCAGTGCCAGATATTCTGTACGCATCTGGCCGCAGAACTGGTTTCGATTGCTGGCCGTTACTGGCTGAGCGATCAGATTCCTGAAGCGTATTTTGGGCAGCCAGCACGGATCAATCTGAACCAACTGGACAATGTTTTAACGATAAAACCTCTAGACTAG
- the minD gene encoding septum site-determining protein MinD → MARIIVVTSGKGGVGKTTSSAAIATGLAQKGKKTVVIDFDIGLRNLDLIMGCERRVVYDFVNVIQGDATLNQALIKDKRTDNLYILPASQTRDKDALTHEGVEKVLNDLGDMEFDFIVCDSPAGIETGALMALYFADEAIITTNPEVSSVRDSDRILGILSSKSRRAERSEDPIKEHLLLTRYNPGRVSRGDMLSMEDVLEILRIPLVGVIPEDQSVLRASNQGEPVILDAEADAGKAYADTVERLLGEERPFRFVEEEKKGFLKRLFGG, encoded by the coding sequence ATGGCACGCATCATTGTTGTTACATCGGGTAAAGGGGGCGTTGGCAAGACCACATCAAGCGCGGCCATTGCTACCGGTTTAGCCCAGAAAGGAAAAAAGACGGTTGTCATCGATTTTGACATTGGTCTGCGTAACCTCGACCTGATCATGGGATGTGAGCGTCGCGTGGTGTATGACTTCGTCAACGTTATTCAGGGTGATGCCACGCTGAATCAAGCGCTGATCAAAGATAAGAGAACGGATAATCTCTACATTCTGCCAGCATCTCAAACGCGTGATAAAGATGCGTTAACGCATGAAGGCGTAGAGAAAGTGCTCAACGATCTGGGCGACATGGAATTCGATTTTATCGTGTGTGACTCACCCGCCGGGATTGAAACCGGTGCGTTGATGGCGCTCTATTTCGCCGACGAAGCGATTATCACCACCAACCCGGAAGTCTCTTCCGTTCGCGACTCCGACCGTATTCTGGGCATTCTGTCTTCGAAATCACGTCGTGCAGAACGTTCTGAAGATCCGATTAAAGAGCATCTGCTGTTGACGCGCTACAACCCAGGCCGGGTGAGCCGTGGCGACATGCTGAGTATGGAAGACGTTCTTGAAATTCTGCGGATTCCGCTGGTTGGCGTAATCCCAGAAGACCAATCTGTGCTCCGCGCTTCTAACCAGGGCGAACCCGTCATTCTGGATGCGGAAGCCGATGCAGGCAAAGCCTACGCGGATACCGTTGAACGTCTGCTTGGCGAAGAGCGTCCTTTCCGTTTTGTTGAAGAAGAGAAGAAGGGTTTTCTTAAACGACTTTTTGGGGGATAA
- the minE gene encoding cell division topological specificity factor MinE: MALLDFFLSRKKTTANIAKERLQIIVAERRRGDSEPHYLPQLKRDILEVICRYVQIDPEMVTVQLEQKGDDISVLELNVTLPEAEETPK; this comes from the coding sequence ATGGCTTTACTGGACTTCTTTCTGTCCCGCAAAAAAACGACAGCCAATATTGCCAAGGAACGGCTGCAAATTATTGTCGCGGAGCGACGCCGGGGAGATAGCGAACCCCATTATCTGCCGCAATTAAAGCGAGACATTCTTGAGGTTATCTGTAGATATGTACAGATCGACCCTGAGATGGTGACGGTTCAGCTTGAGCAAAAAGGAGATGATATTTCCGTGCTTGAGTTGAACGTTACATTACCGGAAGCGGAAGAAACGCCTAAATGA
- the rnd gene encoding ribonuclease D, with protein sequence MNYQLITSDIGLQQVCSQARRFPQVALDTEFVRTRTYYPQLGLIQLYDGEQLSLIDPLTITDWAPFQALLRDEQVTKFLHAGSEDLEVFLNAFGTLPTPFIDTQILAAFLGKPLSYGFAALVADYMGVTLDKSESRTDWLARPLSEKQCDYAAADVFYLLPMAIQLVADTEAAGWINAALDECLLLCQRKQDILAPALAYREFGNAWQLRGRNLACLQRLAEWRLRKARERDSAVNFVVREENLLQVARCLPTSLGELSSLGLSGPEIRYHGKTLLDCVTQTDGIADADCPPPVMNLIDYPGYKKAFKDIKALVQRVSEQSGLSAELLASRRQINRLLNWHWKLSGQDAGMPEMLSGWRGQLYGDELREIVQGY encoded by the coding sequence TTGAATTATCAGTTGATCACTTCCGACATCGGGTTACAACAGGTTTGCTCCCAGGCGCGACGCTTTCCGCAGGTAGCATTGGACACGGAGTTCGTCAGAACCCGCACGTATTATCCGCAATTAGGGTTGATTCAATTGTATGACGGCGAACAGCTTTCACTTATCGACCCGTTAACGATTACCGACTGGGCCCCTTTTCAAGCGTTACTGCGTGATGAACAGGTCACTAAATTCCTGCATGCGGGCAGCGAAGATCTGGAAGTGTTTCTCAATGCGTTTGGAACGCTGCCGACGCCTTTCATTGATACACAGATTCTGGCCGCATTTTTAGGCAAGCCGCTCTCATATGGTTTTGCTGCGCTGGTGGCCGATTACATGGGCGTGACGTTGGATAAAAGCGAGTCGAGAACGGACTGGCTTGCTCGTCCGCTGAGCGAAAAACAGTGTGATTATGCTGCTGCCGATGTGTTCTATCTGTTGCCGATGGCTATTCAACTGGTGGCAGACACGGAAGCCGCAGGGTGGATAAATGCCGCGCTGGATGAGTGTCTCCTGCTGTGTCAGCGTAAGCAGGATATTCTGGCACCGGCGCTGGCCTATCGCGAATTTGGCAACGCCTGGCAGCTGCGTGGCCGAAATCTGGCTTGCCTTCAGCGTCTGGCTGAGTGGCGTTTGCGTAAAGCGCGCGAGCGAGACAGCGCGGTGAATTTTGTCGTACGTGAAGAGAACCTCTTGCAGGTGGCGCGTTGTCTGCCGACGTCGCTGGGTGAACTGAGCTCGCTGGGGCTGAGCGGCCCTGAAATCCGCTACCACGGCAAAACGCTGTTGGACTGTGTTACACAGACGGACGGTATTGCTGATGCGGATTGCCCACCTCCGGTGATGAATTTAATCGACTATCCCGGCTATAAAAAGGCGTTTAAAGATATCAAAGCGCTAGTGCAGCGCGTGAGCGAACAGAGTGGATTATCCGCCGAGCTTTTGGCCTCACGTCGCCAAATTAATCGTCTGCTGAACTGGCACTGGAAATTAAGTGGGCAAGATGCGGGGATGCCGGAAATGTTGTCTGGCTGGCGCGGTCAGTTATATGGTGATGAACTGCGTGAAATTGTGCAGGGCTATTAA
- the fadD gene encoding long-chain-fatty-acid--CoA ligase FadD — protein MEKIWLSRYPADVPAEIDPDRYSSLIDMFENGVRRYADRPAFINMGEVMTFRKLEERSRAFAAYLQNQLKLQKGDRVALMMPNLLQYPVALFGVLRAGMVVVNVNPLYTPRELEHQLKDSGASTIVIVSNFAHTLEKVVHNTAVKYVILTRMGDQLSTAKGTLVNFVVKYIKRLVPKYHLPDAISFRRVLQEGRRQQYVRPDIINSDLAFLQYTGGTTGVAKGAMLTHRNMQANLAQCLAAYGPVLREGNEWVVTALPLYHIFALTANCLLFFELGGQNLLITNPRDIPAVVKELKQYPFTAITGVNTLFNALLNNKEFHELDFSTLRLSVGGGASVQRAVAERWEKLTGKHLLEGYGLTESSPLVAVNPYDLKHYSGSIGLPVASTDVRIIDDNGNDVGPGESGELWVRGPQVMLGYWQQPAATDDVLKDGWLATGDIVTSDDEGFLRVIDRKKDMILVSGFNVYPTEIEDVISRHPKVSESAVIGVENEVSGEAVKAFVVRRDRSLTKEELITHCRRNLTGYKVPKEIEFCDDLPKSNVGKILRRELRDEKKAKRDAAA, from the coding sequence TTGGAAAAAATTTGGTTATCACGCTATCCGGCGGATGTGCCGGCGGAAATCGATCCAGACCGCTATTCGTCGTTGATTGACATGTTTGAAAATGGTGTGAGACGTTATGCCGATCGACCTGCATTTATCAATATGGGTGAGGTGATGACGTTTCGTAAGCTGGAGGAGCGGAGCCGGGCGTTTGCGGCCTACCTGCAAAACCAGCTTAAATTGCAGAAAGGCGATCGTGTGGCGTTGATGATGCCCAATTTGCTGCAATATCCCGTGGCGCTGTTTGGCGTGTTGCGTGCGGGTATGGTGGTTGTCAACGTTAACCCACTGTATACGCCACGGGAACTGGAACACCAGCTAAAAGACAGCGGTGCCAGCACGATTGTTATCGTGTCTAACTTCGCGCATACGCTGGAAAAAGTCGTTCATAACACGGCGGTGAAGTACGTTATCCTGACTCGCATGGGTGACCAGCTATCCACGGCAAAAGGCACGCTGGTTAACTTCGTAGTGAAATACATTAAGCGGCTAGTGCCCAAGTATCATCTGCCGGATGCGATATCGTTTCGTCGTGTTTTGCAGGAAGGGCGACGCCAGCAGTATGTTCGGCCTGATATCATCAATAGCGATCTCGCCTTTCTGCAATATACCGGCGGCACGACGGGGGTGGCTAAGGGCGCCATGCTCACACACCGCAATATGCAGGCGAATTTGGCACAGTGCCTTGCGGCTTATGGCCCGGTATTGAGAGAAGGAAATGAATGGGTGGTAACGGCGTTGCCGCTGTACCATATTTTTGCTTTGACGGCTAACTGCCTGCTGTTCTTTGAGTTGGGCGGACAGAATCTGCTGATCACCAATCCCCGCGATATTCCTGCAGTAGTAAAAGAATTGAAACAGTATCCTTTTACTGCGATTACGGGCGTCAATACGCTGTTTAATGCGTTGTTAAATAATAAAGAGTTTCATGAGCTCGATTTCTCGACACTGCGATTGTCCGTTGGCGGCGGTGCGTCGGTGCAGCGGGCGGTAGCGGAACGCTGGGAGAAGTTAACGGGTAAACATCTGCTTGAGGGATATGGGTTAACAGAAAGTTCCCCTCTGGTGGCCGTGAACCCTTATGATCTCAAGCATTACAGCGGCAGCATCGGGCTGCCGGTGGCATCAACGGATGTCAGAATCATTGACGACAACGGTAACGATGTTGGGCCGGGCGAATCAGGTGAACTCTGGGTGCGCGGGCCGCAGGTGATGTTAGGGTACTGGCAGCAGCCTGCTGCTACAGACGACGTGTTAAAAGATGGCTGGCTGGCAACGGGTGACATCGTCACTTCTGACGATGAAGGATTCCTGCGGGTCATCGATCGCAAGAAAGACATGATTCTGGTCTCCGGCTTTAACGTCTATCCGACGGAGATTGAAGATGTTATCAGTCGCCATCCCAAAGTGTCCGAGTCGGCAGTGATTGGGGTGGAAAATGAGGTCTCCGGTGAGGCAGTAAAAGCCTTTGTGGTAAGGCGTGATCGCTCGTTAACGAAAGAGGAACTTATCACGCACTGCCGTCGTAATCTTACTGGCTATAAAGTGCCGAAAGAGATTGAATTCTGCGACGATTTGCCGAAATCCAACGTCGGGAAAATCCTGCGCCGCGAATTACGTGACGAGAAGAAGGCAAAGAGAGACGCTGCCGCCTGA
- a CDS encoding Slp family lipoprotein yields MKRVHLNQKKARLGMVVATALLLSGCVTVPDAIKGTSPTPQDDLVRVMNAPQIYVGQESRFGGRVVSIRNEANKTRLEIASMPLDSGAKPRLDMPSEGRFIAYVNRFLEPVDFKDQLVTVVGPIVGTEQGAIGDKPYRYVVIDAQGYKRWNVVQRLITPPGGYGYGPWGWRAGYGYGWGPGWGFDGGWPGPARIENVVTE; encoded by the coding sequence ATGAAGCGTGTGCATCTGAATCAGAAAAAAGCACGTCTCGGTATGGTGGTTGCGACAGCGCTGCTGCTTTCAGGCTGCGTCACGGTGCCGGATGCCATTAAAGGCACCTCACCCACGCCGCAGGACGATTTGGTGCGTGTGATGAATGCGCCGCAGATTTATGTCGGTCAGGAATCACGCTTTGGTGGGCGGGTGGTCAGCATCCGCAATGAAGCAAATAAAACGCGTCTGGAAATTGCCAGCATGCCGCTGGATAGCGGCGCGAAACCGCGGTTGGATATGCCGTCAGAAGGGCGTTTTATTGCCTATGTAAATCGCTTTCTGGAACCTGTCGATTTTAAAGACCAACTGGTCACCGTTGTCGGGCCGATTGTCGGCACCGAACAGGGCGCTATCGGGGATAAACCCTATCGTTATGTCGTGATCGATGCGCAGGGCTACAAGCGTTGGAATGTTGTGCAGCGTCTGATAACACCACCCGGCGGCTATGGCTATGGCCCGTGGGGATGGCGCGCAGGTTACGGCTACGGTTGGGGCCCAGGATGGGGATTTGACGGCGGTTGGCCCGGTCCGGCACGGATTGAGAATGTCGTGACAGAATAA
- the tsaB gene encoding tRNA (adenosine(37)-N6)-threonylcarbamoyltransferase complex dimerization subunit type 1 TsaB has translation MSTRILALDTATEACSVALWNEGEIHSLFEICPREHTQRILPMVQQVLADSGLTLKDLDALAFGQGPGSFTGVRIGIGIAQGLALGADLPLLGVSSLATMAQGAFRLTQATQVLAAIDARMGEVYWGCYQRDADGSWQGESEEAVLKPEQVQALTAALSDEWATVGTGWETYPELVSHSSLVLAKGDVLLPQAQDMLPLACQLWRAGKAVSVENAQPRYLRNEVTWKKLPGRD, from the coding sequence ATGTCTACGCGAATTCTAGCGCTTGATACCGCAACGGAAGCCTGTTCCGTCGCACTCTGGAATGAAGGTGAAATTCATTCTCTGTTCGAAATTTGTCCCCGTGAACACACACAACGTATTCTGCCGATGGTGCAGCAGGTGCTGGCCGATAGCGGCCTGACGCTCAAGGATCTTGATGCGTTGGCCTTTGGTCAGGGGCCGGGAAGTTTTACCGGCGTGCGGATTGGTATTGGCATCGCCCAAGGGCTGGCGCTGGGAGCAGATTTACCGCTGCTTGGCGTATCGTCACTAGCGACGATGGCACAAGGCGCTTTCCGTCTCACGCAGGCAACGCAGGTGCTGGCGGCCATTGATGCGCGGATGGGAGAAGTGTACTGGGGCTGCTATCAGCGTGATGCTGACGGTAGCTGGCAGGGGGAATCCGAGGAAGCGGTATTGAAACCTGAACAGGTGCAGGCATTAACTGCCGCGCTGTCAGACGAATGGGCCACGGTAGGCACCGGATGGGAAACCTATCCTGAACTGGTCAGCCATTCTTCGCTGGTGTTAGCGAAGGGCGACGTGCTGTTGCCGCAGGCGCAGGACATGTTGCCTCTGGCATGTCAGCTATGGCGGGCAGGAAAAGCGGTCAGCGTCGAGAATGCACAACCGCGCTACCTGCGCAATGAAGTAACCTGGAAAAAGTTGCCCGGCCGCGACTAG